From one Mycosarcoma maydis chromosome 17, whole genome shotgun sequence genomic stretch:
- a CDS encoding putative phosphoribosylaminoimidazolesuccinocarboxamide synthase, giving the protein MSSNAIVSTDLPLKLIAKGKVRDVYDAGLTNGPHAGAILFVATDRISAFDIILQNGIPNKGKLLHALSTFWFGLLTPSLIESHIIATDYAHFPEELKQKLAGLEHQVEGRSMLVKRAKVLPIEAIVRGYITGSGWAEYKRTGTVHGIKLPEGLQESQEIPNGPLFTPSTKAEQGEHDENIHPDKVDDIIGADLSKRMSNAAVALYSKAAAHAKSRGIILADTKFEFGLIGHDHMILVDEVLTPDSSRFWSADKYAVGRGQDSFDKQYVRDWLKANGLDKAADQGVPVTLPDDVVKRTEQKYREAYELITGRKYGA; this is encoded by the coding sequence atgTCTAGCAACGCAATTGTATCCACCGATCTGCCCCTCAAACTTATCGCAAAGGGAAAGGTTCGTGATGTGTACGATGCAGGTCTTACCAACGGTCCTCATGCCGGTGCCATCCTCTTTGTCGCCACCGATAGGATATCGGCCTTCGATATCATCCTTCAGAACGGCATCCCCAACAAAGGAAAACTTCTCCACGCGCTCTCCACCTTTTGGTTTGGTCTTTTGACTCCCTCGCTCATCGAGTCCCACATCATCGCTACCGACTATGCGCACTTCCCcgaagagctcaagcagaagcTGGCTGGTCTCGAGCACCAGGTCGAGGGTCGATCCATGCTGGTCAAACGAGCCAAAGTTCTGCCTATCGAGGCCATCGTACGCGGCTACATCACAGGAAGTGGCTGGGCGGAATACAAGCGTACCGGCACCGTCCACGGTATCAAGCTACCCGAAGGCTTGCAAGAGAGCCAAGAGATTCCCAACGGTCCGCTCTTCACTCCCAGCACAAaagccgagcaaggcgaACACGACGAGAACATCCACCCAGACAAGGTCGACGACATCATCGGTGCCGACCTCTCCAAACGCATGTccaacgctgctgttgccCTCTACTCGAAAGCTGCCGCTCACGCAAAGTCGCGCGGCATCATCCTGGCTGACACCAAATTCGAATTCGGCCTGATTGGCCATGATCACATGATTCTCGTCGATGAAGTTCTCACCCCAGACAGCTCGCGTTTCTGGTCCGCCGACAAGTATGCCGTCGGTCGAGGTCAGGATAGCTTTGACAAGCAGTACGTCAGGGATTGGTTGAAAGCCAACGGTCTCGACAAGGCCGCCGATCAGGGTGTCCCCGTCACTCTACCAGACGACGTCGTCAAGAGGACAGAGCAAAAGTACAGAGAGGCTTACGAGCTTATCACTGGGCGAAAGTATGGTGCATGA